A genome region from bacterium SCSIO 12844 includes the following:
- a CDS encoding DnaJ domain-containing protein — protein MADYYQLLGVNKSASAQEIKKAYRRLAKKYHPDVSTEKDAEDKFKQVQDAYEVLKDEEKRKLYDQFGGQWQQAKDSMAKGGHTSTNQGDYQYSSSDQYHGFEGYEDIFADLFGRKQQGSYKRYQSQGTSFDIPGQNLHTKVNISIDDALKGVERTLHFTYQDINQSGQLTQKEKKLKVKIPKGITNGQQIRLKGQGSEGYGKGQNGDLFIEVNVESTQQFKVVGNDIFSHVPIAPWEAALGEDISINTPNGQVKLKVPAHTQTGKKMRLKGKGIANGDFYVVLDVILPPAVSDEQKAFYKEMSNKMAFDPRSDLIGA, from the coding sequence ATGGCAGATTATTATCAATTATTAGGTGTCAATAAAAGTGCGAGTGCTCAAGAGATTAAAAAAGCATATCGACGTCTAGCAAAAAAGTATCATCCTGATGTAAGTACTGAAAAAGATGCTGAAGATAAATTCAAGCAGGTTCAAGATGCTTATGAAGTATTAAAAGATGAAGAAAAAAGAAAGCTATATGATCAGTTTGGAGGTCAGTGGCAGCAGGCGAAGGATTCAATGGCTAAAGGAGGGCATACATCAACTAATCAAGGTGATTATCAGTATTCCTCTTCAGATCAATATCATGGTTTTGAAGGTTATGAAGATATTTTTGCAGATTTGTTTGGTCGTAAACAACAAGGCAGTTATAAACGTTATCAATCACAAGGTACATCATTTGATATACCAGGACAAAATTTGCATACAAAGGTTAATATATCGATTGATGATGCCCTAAAAGGTGTTGAAAGAACCTTACATTTTACCTATCAGGATATAAATCAAAGTGGTCAATTAACCCAAAAGGAAAAAAAATTAAAAGTAAAAATACCAAAAGGCATTACCAATGGTCAACAGATTCGATTAAAGGGGCAAGGTTCTGAAGGTTATGGAAAAGGGCAAAATGGTGATTTGTTTATTGAAGTAAATGTAGAATCAACACAACAATTTAAAGTTGTTGGTAACGATATTTTTTCTCATGTTCCTATTGCGCCTTGGGAGGCAGCTTTAGGTGAAGATATTTCAATTAATACACCAAATGGTCAAGTTAAACTTAAAGTGCCAGCACATACACAAACAGGTAAAAAAATGCGTCTTAAAGGAAAAGGTATCGCTAATGGAGATTTCTATGTTGTGCTAGATGTGATTTTACCGCCTGCAGTTTCTGATGAGCAAAAAGCTTTTTATAAAGAAATGAGCAATAAAATGGCATTTGACCCACGTAGCGATTTAATAGGAGCATAA
- a CDS encoding DUF1338 domain-containing protein: MSQITLNQLFDHLWHQYISESPEAEKIHQLFISQGEEVINDHIAIRTFNDPRVNVEHLAKFFKQLGYEEKGQYDFALKKLNAKHYEHKDNADLPKIFISELRVEDFSVRLQSYVTALIDQISPDLLTSTELLYSGTPWQTPLDYEIYQNLLSESEYAAWVYAFGFRANHFTVNVNHMKQLNSIEKVNQLLKDNSYQLNTSGGEIKGTPSDLLEQSSTLANQVEVQFKQGGHVIPNSYYEFAKRYKDNSGKLYQGFIAASADKIFESTDTKATK; this comes from the coding sequence ATGAGTCAAATAACACTAAATCAATTATTTGATCACCTTTGGCATCAATATATTTCTGAAAGCCCAGAAGCTGAAAAAATACATCAGTTATTTATTAGCCAAGGTGAAGAAGTTATTAATGATCATATTGCGATTCGTACCTTTAATGACCCTCGTGTTAATGTTGAGCACTTAGCGAAATTTTTTAAGCAGCTTGGTTATGAAGAAAAAGGTCAATATGATTTTGCATTGAAAAAATTAAATGCTAAACACTATGAACATAAAGACAATGCAGATTTACCAAAAATTTTCATCAGTGAGTTAAGAGTTGAAGATTTTAGTGTGCGCTTACAGTCTTATGTTACAGCTTTAATTGATCAAATAAGCCCTGATTTATTAACATCAACAGAATTACTTTATTCTGGCACCCCTTGGCAAACACCATTAGATTATGAAATTTACCAAAATTTATTATCTGAAAGTGAGTACGCTGCCTGGGTTTATGCTTTTGGTTTTAGGGCCAATCATTTTACAGTGAATGTTAACCATATGAAGCAGCTAAATAGCATTGAAAAAGTTAACCAATTACTTAAGGATAATAGCTATCAGCTTAATACTTCAGGTGGTGAAATTAAAGGCACACCTAGTGATCTATTGGAGCAATCTAGCACGTTAGCGAATCAAGTTGAAGTACAGTTTAAGCAAGGTGGTCATGTTATTCCTAATAGTTATTATGAATTTGCCAAACGCTATAAAGATAACTCAGGCAAACTATATCAGGGTTTTATTGCCGCTTCTGCTGATAAGATTTTTGAATCAACTGATACAAAGGCTACTAAATAA
- a CDS encoding aldehyde dehydrogenase family protein, giving the protein MTESQATIHVSSENLSLDDQIKTILNTFGLTENHSGTAIGSHWLDNDANSTLVSHTPITGNKITSIKTTSNAQLDEVIKKSNDAFTQWRQIPAPKRGELVRLIGDRLRYYKDALGSLVAFEMGKSKQEGDGEVQEMIDMADFAVGQARMLYGKTMHSERPEHRMYEQWHPYGIVGVISAFNFPVAVWSWNAFIAAICGNTVIWRPSEKTPLCALAVHKICQEVLKEHNYPDVFSLVVSDDVEFSKSFVNDTRLPMISFTGSTPVGRQVGGQVAERFGKALLELGGNNAAIIDETADLKRTIPAVVFGAVGTAGQRCTTLRRLIVHESIYETVVKELASAYSKLKIGNPLDTNNHMGPLIDQASVNCYLRAIEAINKEGGKVHFGGKVIDKEGFFVEPTIIEANPNWSIVNEETFAPILYVMPYKTIDEAIAINNQVDYGLSSAIFTQNIRTAEYFLSAKGSDCGIANVNIGTSGAEIGGAFGGEKHTGGGREAGSDAWKAYMRRQTNTINWGLEMPLAQGIEFNL; this is encoded by the coding sequence ATGACTGAATCACAAGCAACAATACATGTATCATCTGAAAATCTTAGCTTAGATGATCAGATTAAAACAATTCTTAATACATTTGGACTAACTGAAAATCATAGTGGTACCGCAATTGGTAGTCACTGGCTTGATAATGATGCAAATAGTACGCTTGTATCACATACACCCATTACTGGTAATAAAATTACCAGTATAAAAACTACCTCCAATGCTCAACTAGATGAAGTAATTAAAAAATCTAATGATGCATTTACTCAATGGCGTCAAATACCAGCACCAAAACGTGGTGAACTTGTTCGCTTAATTGGTGATAGATTACGTTATTACAAAGATGCCCTTGGTTCATTGGTTGCTTTTGAAATGGGTAAGTCAAAACAAGAAGGTGATGGTGAAGTTCAAGAAATGATTGATATGGCTGATTTTGCTGTTGGTCAAGCACGCATGCTTTATGGTAAAACCATGCACTCTGAACGTCCAGAGCATCGTATGTATGAGCAATGGCACCCTTATGGTATTGTTGGTGTTATTAGCGCATTTAATTTCCCAGTTGCTGTTTGGTCGTGGAATGCATTTATTGCTGCAATTTGTGGTAATACCGTTATTTGGCGCCCATCTGAAAAAACACCACTTTGTGCATTAGCAGTACATAAAATATGCCAAGAAGTATTGAAGGAACACAATTACCCAGATGTTTTTTCACTGGTTGTATCAGATGATGTTGAATTTTCAAAATCATTTGTGAATGATACTCGCCTGCCAATGATCTCATTTACTGGATCTACACCTGTTGGCCGTCAAGTTGGTGGACAAGTTGCTGAACGCTTTGGTAAAGCTTTACTTGAATTAGGTGGCAACAATGCTGCAATTATTGATGAAACTGCCGATCTAAAACGCACAATACCAGCTGTTGTATTTGGCGCTGTTGGTACAGCTGGACAAAGATGCACAACATTAAGACGTTTAATCGTTCATGAAAGTATCTATGAAACAGTTGTTAAAGAATTAGCTTCAGCTTATAGCAAATTAAAAATAGGTAATCCTTTAGATACGAATAACCATATGGGGCCACTAATCGATCAAGCTTCAGTTAATTGCTATTTGAGAGCGATTGAAGCGATTAATAAAGAAGGTGGCAAGGTACACTTTGGTGGCAAAGTAATTGACAAAGAAGGATTTTTTGTTGAGCCAACCATCATCGAAGCTAATCCAAACTGGAGCATTGTAAATGAAGAAACATTTGCACCAATTCTTTATGTTATGCCATATAAAACAATTGATGAAGCCATTGCTATTAATAACCAAGTAGATTACGGCTTATCATCAGCAATCTTCACTCAAAATATACGAACAGCTGAATACTTTTTATCAGCTAAAGGTAGTGACTGTGGTATTGCCAATGTTAATATTGGCACATCAGGTGCTGAAATTGGTGGTGCATTTGGTGGTGAAAAACACACAGGTGGTGGACGAGAAGCAGGTTCTGATGCTTGGAAAGCTTATATGCGTCGTCAAACTAATACCATTAACTGGGGATTAGAAATGCCACTAGCGCAAGGTATTGAATTTAACTTATAA
- a CDS encoding GGDEF domain-containing response regulator, with protein MNNNYQILVIDNDQEDRQLIRQLLVQQNQQQFDIKELFDADSAIKYCHLHTPDCILVDYTLPGINGLDFIKMLHQKLPNQLHNIIMLTNQGSNEVAAKAIKSGAVDYLSKNKLSAPKLTNTINESIKRIKFKQQKRDKEQKIHKLIDYDPLTKLANQNAFRHKIEQYFHAAQRYSRLSALLLIDLDKFHLINDSLGYEAGDQLLKLIAERINKNIRTSDFAARLEEDHFAIILDQIKETEHATYVASKLIDAINEPYEIDHKTIRISTNIGLCCFPQQFNLPSEVIDRANVAMYYAKLNKKQTLWYYPNM; from the coding sequence ATGAATAATAATTATCAAATTTTAGTTATCGATAATGACCAAGAAGATCGACAACTAATTCGCCAGCTACTCGTCCAACAAAATCAACAGCAATTTGATATTAAAGAGCTATTTGATGCAGATTCTGCAATTAAATACTGCCATTTACATACACCAGATTGTATTTTAGTTGACTACACACTACCAGGAATAAATGGACTTGATTTTATTAAAATGCTACATCAAAAGCTACCGAATCAGCTCCATAACATTATTATGCTTACCAACCAGGGCAGTAATGAAGTTGCAGCTAAAGCAATCAAATCAGGTGCAGTTGATTACCTAAGTAAGAATAAATTATCAGCACCAAAACTTACCAATACAATCAATGAAAGTATTAAGCGTATTAAATTTAAACAACAAAAAAGAGATAAAGAACAGAAAATTCATAAATTAATTGACTATGATCCGTTAACCAAACTAGCCAACCAAAATGCTTTTAGACACAAAATAGAACAATACTTTCATGCTGCACAGCGATATAGTCGCTTATCCGCATTACTTTTAATTGACCTAGATAAATTCCATTTAATTAATGACTCATTAGGCTATGAAGCTGGCGATCAATTATTGAAATTAATTGCAGAAAGAATTAATAAAAATATCAGAACAAGTGATTTTGCTGCACGATTAGAAGAAGATCATTTTGCAATTATTCTAGATCAGATTAAAGAAACAGAGCATGCGACATACGTTGCTAGTAAGCTTATTGATGCCATTAATGAACCCTATGAAATTGATCATAAAACGATTCGAATATCAACTAATATTGGCCTTTGTTGTTTTCCTCAACAATTTAATCTGCCAAGTGAAGTTATTGATCGTGCTAATGTTGCAATGTACTATGCAAAGTTGAATAAAAAACAAACATTATGGTATTATCCTAATATGTAA